A single genomic interval of Asinibacterium sp. OR53 harbors:
- a CDS encoding glutamine synthetase III, whose product MSLRFNAISSITNDSAGAAVPNAKVTGIFGSNVFTLKTAREYLADEAYKSLVTSIRGGKKIDRNVANQIANGIRAWAESKGVTHYTHWFQPLTGTTAEKHDSFFTLKSDGTAIEEFDGAALIQQEPDASSFPSGGLRATFEARGYTAWDPSSPAFIIEIGEGKTLCIPTIFVSYTGESLDYKAPLLKALEALNKSAVEVCNYFDKNVTKVTPTLGWEQEYFVIDEALVNARPDLVQCGRTVFGAAPAKGQQLEDHYFGSIPERVYAFMRDYEQEAYKLGIPLRTRHNEVAPAQFECAPIFEEVNIAVDHNTLLMDVMSRVAKRHKLVVLLHEKPFAGINGSGKHNNWSMATDTGVNLLAPGKTPKTNLMFLTFFVNTIKAVHDYSDVLRAAIASAPNDHRLGANEAPPAIISVFVGQYLAKVLGDIESRVNTKFDEQDEAILKLDLHRSIPELMLDNTDRNRTSPFAFTGNKFEFRAVGSSANCAISMTVLNTIVANTLKKFKTDVDALIEKGDKKEIAIMHVIQKYIVESKNVLFEGDGYSEEWHHEAERRGLPNLKTTPIALDAFLTDKAKKLFESAGVYTHTELEARHEIELEKYIKKVQIEARIMGDLAINHILPSAIKYQNELLANVNGLKAAGLPESAYKSQLAVLKEVSEHIQVIHDKTHAMVEARKVANNIDNTRTKAIAYESQVKATFFDEIRYHVDKLEHLVDDDAWTLPKYREMLFLR is encoded by the coding sequence ATGTCTTTGAGATTTAATGCCATCAGCAGCATCACCAACGACTCAGCAGGGGCGGCGGTACCCAATGCCAAAGTCACCGGAATTTTCGGCTCTAATGTATTTACACTGAAAACAGCCCGCGAATATTTGGCCGATGAGGCTTATAAAAGTCTTGTTACCAGCATCCGTGGTGGTAAAAAGATCGACCGCAACGTAGCCAACCAGATTGCCAACGGCATCCGTGCCTGGGCAGAGAGCAAAGGCGTTACCCACTACACGCACTGGTTCCAACCCCTTACCGGTACTACTGCTGAAAAGCATGACTCATTCTTTACACTGAAAAGCGACGGCACTGCCATCGAAGAATTCGACGGCGCTGCGTTGATCCAACAGGAGCCCGACGCTTCTTCTTTCCCCAGCGGCGGTCTGCGCGCTACTTTCGAAGCCCGCGGTTATACTGCATGGGATCCTTCTTCACCGGCTTTCATCATTGAAATCGGAGAAGGTAAAACACTCTGTATCCCTACTATCTTCGTTTCTTATACCGGTGAATCGCTCGACTATAAAGCTCCCCTGCTGAAAGCGCTGGAAGCTTTGAACAAATCTGCCGTAGAAGTTTGTAACTATTTCGATAAAAATGTAACCAAAGTAACACCTACCCTCGGTTGGGAACAGGAATACTTTGTGATTGATGAAGCGCTGGTGAATGCACGTCCCGACCTAGTACAGTGCGGTCGTACCGTATTCGGCGCTGCTCCTGCCAAAGGCCAGCAACTGGAAGACCATTATTTTGGTTCTATCCCCGAGCGTGTGTATGCATTCATGAGGGATTACGAGCAGGAAGCTTACAAACTGGGTATTCCTTTACGTACCCGTCACAATGAAGTAGCTCCCGCACAATTTGAGTGCGCTCCTATCTTCGAAGAAGTGAACATCGCTGTTGACCACAATACTTTGCTGATGGACGTAATGAGCCGCGTGGCCAAACGTCATAAGCTGGTAGTACTGTTGCACGAGAAGCCTTTTGCGGGCATCAACGGTAGCGGTAAGCACAACAACTGGAGCATGGCTACCGATACCGGCGTTAACCTGCTGGCTCCCGGTAAAACGCCCAAGACCAACCTCATGTTCCTTACTTTCTTCGTGAACACCATCAAAGCAGTGCATGATTATTCTGATGTGTTGCGTGCTGCTATCGCTTCTGCTCCCAACGACCACCGTCTGGGTGCCAACGAAGCACCTCCTGCCATCATCTCTGTATTCGTAGGTCAGTACCTGGCGAAAGTATTGGGTGATATCGAAAGCAGGGTGAACACCAAATTCGATGAGCAGGACGAAGCCATCCTCAAACTGGATCTGCACAGGAGCATTCCTGAGCTGATGCTCGATAATACCGATCGTAACAGGACTTCTCCTTTCGCCTTCACTGGTAATAAATTTGAATTCCGTGCCGTTGGTTCTTCTGCCAACTGCGCCATCTCCATGACCGTGCTGAACACCATCGTTGCCAATACCCTCAAAAAGTTCAAGACCGATGTTGATGCACTGATCGAGAAAGGTGATAAGAAAGAAATCGCCATCATGCACGTGATCCAGAAATACATCGTTGAAAGCAAGAATGTACTGTTCGAAGGCGATGGTTACAGTGAAGAGTGGCACCACGAAGCGGAGCGCCGCGGTCTGCCCAACCTGAAAACAACACCTATTGCATTGGATGCCTTCCTGACCGATAAAGCCAAGAAGCTGTTCGAATCTGCAGGCGTTTATACTCACACAGAACTGGAAGCCCGTCACGAAATCGAACTTGAGAAGTACATCAAGAAAGTACAGATCGAGGCACGTATCATGGGCGACCTGGCCATCAACCATATCCTGCCTTCAGCCATCAAATACCAGAATGAACTGCTGGCAAACGTGAACGGACTGAAAGCAGCAGGTTTACCCGAGAGCGCTTACAAGAGCCAACTGGCTGTATTGAAAGAAGTGAGCGAGCACATCCAGGTGATCCACGATAAAACACATGCCATGGTGGAAGCCAGGAAAGTGGCCAACAATATCGACAATACACGCACCAAGGCCATCGCTTACGAGAGCCAGGTGAAAGCAACGTTCTTCGACGAGATCCGCTACCATGTTGACAAACTGGAGCACCTGGTTGACGACGATGCATGGACATTGCCTAAATACCGCGAGATGCTGTTTTTAAGATAA